A single window of Pyxidicoccus xibeiensis DNA harbors:
- a CDS encoding TetR/AcrR family transcriptional regulator — translation MSRASSRPPPSAPFRSFEDIRERRRGPGLSAEDWADAALWSLADGVEALSVERLARRLGVTKGGFYWHFKDRAELLQAALARWEQLATGEVIARLEALSDPRERLHRLLALTFEDGPHGKIEVAIAVGASDPRIQPVLERVSKRRIDYLVKLYRALGLPVREARHWALQAYSTYVGLLHLAIASPDTLGSERARAEYVKHVARSLIPGSAALPSERGP, via the coding sequence ATGAGCCGCGCTTCTTCCCGCCCGCCCCCCTCCGCCCCCTTCAGGAGTTTCGAGGACATCCGCGAGCGGCGCCGGGGGCCCGGCCTGTCGGCCGAGGACTGGGCGGATGCCGCGCTCTGGAGCCTCGCGGACGGCGTGGAGGCCCTCTCCGTCGAGAGGCTGGCCCGGCGGCTGGGGGTGACGAAGGGGGGCTTCTACTGGCACTTCAAGGACCGGGCCGAGCTGCTCCAGGCCGCGCTCGCGCGCTGGGAGCAGCTGGCGACGGGGGAGGTCATCGCCCGGCTGGAGGCACTGTCCGACCCTCGGGAGCGGCTGCACCGGCTGCTGGCGCTGACCTTCGAGGACGGCCCGCACGGGAAGATTGAGGTCGCCATCGCGGTGGGCGCTTCGGACCCGCGCATCCAGCCGGTGCTCGAGCGCGTCTCGAAGCGGCGCATCGACTACCTGGTGAAGCTGTACCGGGCGCTGGGGCTGCCGGTGCGCGAGGCGCGCCACTGGGCGCTGCAGGCGTATTCCACCTACGTGGGCCTGCTGCACCTCGCCATCGCCAGCCCGGACACGCTGGGCTCCGAGCGGGCGCGCGCTGAGTACGTCAAGCACGTCGCCCGGTCGCTGATACCGGGCTCCGCCGCGCTTCCGAGCGAGCGAGGCCCGTAG
- a CDS encoding DUF6463 family protein, with protein MRVTTGTLLMVIGALHQAVGLVLFREPLLEMVRAGVFDTVGEDTSPRAAAFWFLATGLFMILAGALCRWVERAVGRPPPAGFAWGLLGLGLFFVVPMPDTGGWTLFPLGVLALFRARAPKPALPEVLRPFTEGADHVDVKTVESEASLRAFLAGLLSYQPAWVTALYGVRAVFVRLLGMRQHGMPGPLRSRPEDIPMAQGSAASFFTVRHAEEEHVWVASAADTHLEALLAVVVEPGEGSRRRFHVVTVVHYRKWTGPVYFNVIRPFHHLVVGAMARAAASTAPAAHPA; from the coding sequence ATGCGAGTGACGACGGGGACGCTGCTGATGGTCATTGGGGCGCTGCACCAGGCCGTGGGGCTGGTGCTCTTCCGGGAGCCCCTGCTGGAGATGGTGCGAGCAGGCGTGTTCGACACCGTCGGCGAGGACACCAGCCCCCGGGCGGCCGCCTTCTGGTTCCTGGCGACGGGCCTCTTCATGATTCTCGCCGGAGCGCTGTGCCGCTGGGTGGAGCGTGCGGTGGGCCGCCCGCCCCCGGCGGGCTTCGCCTGGGGCCTGCTCGGCCTCGGGCTCTTCTTCGTCGTGCCCATGCCCGACACCGGCGGCTGGACGCTCTTCCCGCTGGGCGTGCTCGCGCTGTTCCGGGCCCGGGCTCCGAAGCCGGCGCTGCCGGAGGTGCTGCGGCCCTTCACCGAGGGCGCGGACCACGTGGACGTGAAGACGGTGGAGTCCGAGGCCTCGCTGCGCGCCTTCCTCGCGGGGCTGCTGTCCTACCAGCCCGCGTGGGTGACGGCGCTGTACGGGGTGCGCGCCGTCTTCGTCCGGCTGCTCGGGATGCGCCAGCACGGCATGCCTGGCCCCCTGCGCTCACGTCCCGAGGACATCCCCATGGCCCAGGGCAGCGCCGCGTCCTTCTTCACGGTGCGCCACGCCGAGGAGGAGCACGTCTGGGTGGCGAGCGCGGCCGACACGCACCTGGAGGCCCTGCTGGCGGTCGTGGTGGAGCCGGGCGAAGGCTCCCGGCGGCGCTTCCACGTAGTGACGGTGGTGCACTACCGGAAGTGGACGGGGCCGGTGTACTTCAACGTCATCCGGCCCTTCCATCACCTCGTGGTGGGCGCCATGGCGCGAGCGGCGGCGAGCACCGCACCCGCCGCGCACCCGGCCTGA